One window from the genome of Nicotiana tomentosiformis chromosome 5, ASM39032v3, whole genome shotgun sequence encodes:
- the LOC104102073 gene encoding scarecrow-like protein 14, whose protein sequence is MGLYEAGCAIKLEDEAHSFFPDPNLINNLRVNDNLVNRNHVDISPFQSNTLVPSTADEDYDFSDVVLKYINQMLMEEDIEEMSCMFQESAALRAAEQSFYEVIGEEYPSPPIVEKPSNLGQNGHYTRETSHFYYSGNDGCDGIPCPNWNLDLGGDDVPYVSHFPDGVALRSTSWSPHSSSSTVTDVPVDSPVSTLRIPDIFSDRESIMQFKKGVEEASKFIPRGNSLFADVRYNAVGNEQNEERKDAVVKVAKYGEKQSPERSRGKKNTLQEDVVDSMEERNNKQSAVFYESTVRSEMFDRVLLCNAGKDESALRETWQTISRRNALENGVSKGSNGKKSQGKKQGGKRNVVDLSKNSQAKKQGGKRDVVDLRTLLTLCAQAVAAENRRTANELLKEIRQGSSPMGDGMQRLAHYFANGLEARMAGSGTHIYKALITRPVSAADVLKGYQLLLAACPFRKISNFFSNKAIMNLAENDSTVHIIDIGIMWGFQWPALIQRLSSRPGGPPKLRITGIDFPHPGFRPAVRVEETGRRLTNYAERFNVPFEFNAIAQKWETIKLEDLKINKGEVLVVNCLYRFRNLLDETVDVNSPRDVVLNLIRKLNPDVFILGIVNGAYNAPFFITRFREALFHYSSLFDMLEANIPREVHERMLIEKNILGREAMNVIACETAERIERPETYKQWQVRIMKAGFRQLPLDEEIMRMATERFKVYDKNFVIDVDSEWLLHGWKGRIGYALSTWKAAC, encoded by the coding sequence ATGGGGTTATATGAGGCAGGGTGTGCAATTAAATTAGAGGATGAAGCTCATTCATTTTTCCCTGATCCAAATCTGATTAATAATCTCAGAGTTAATGATAATTTAGTCAATAGGAATCATGTTGACATTAGTCCATTTCAATCAAATACTTTAGTCCCATCAACTGCAGATGAGGATTATGATTTTAGTGATGTGGTGCTTAAGTATATAAATCAGATGCTAATGGAAGAGGATATTGAAGAAATGTCTTGTATGTTTCAAGAGTCTGCAGCTCTTCGAGCTGCAGAACAATCGTTTTACGAAGTCATTGGGGAGGAGTACCCTTCTCCCCCGATTGTTGAGAAACCGTCCAATTTAGGTCAGAATGGACATTATACTAGGGAAACTAGCCACTTTTACTATAGTGGAAATGATGGTTGTGATGGCATACCATGCCCGAATTGGAATCTTGATCTCGGTGGGGATGACGTGCCATACGTGTCACATTTTCCTGATGGTGTTGCTTTGCGTTCAACTTCTTGGTCGCCTCACAGTTCGTCAAGTACTGTCACGGATGTGCCTGTGGATTCTCCTGTGAGCACACTTAGGATTCCTGATATATTTAGTGATAGAGAGTCTATTATGCAGTTTAAGAAAGGGGTGGAGGAGGCAAGTAAGTTCATTCCTCGGGGCAATAGTTTGTTTGCTGATGTGAGGTATAATGCCGTGGGAAACGAGCAAAATGAAGAGAGAAAAGATGCAGTAGTAAAAGTTGCGAAATATGGAGAAAAGCAATCTCCTGAAAGGTCAAGAGGGAAGAAAAACACTCTTCAAGAAGATGTAGTAGATTCAATGGAAGAAAGAAATAACAAGCAGTCTGCAGTGTTTTATGAATCAACTGTACGATCAGAAATGTTCGATAGGGTGCTGCTATGCAATGCAGGAAAAGATGAATCTGCTCTTCGCGAGACCTGGCAGACTATATCAAGGCGAAATGCGTTAGAGAACGGCGTTTCAAAGGGATCTAATGGTAAGAAGTCGCAAGGAAAGAAACAAGGGGGTAAAAGAAATGTAGTGGACTTGAGTAAGAATTCACAAGCAAAGAAACAAGGGGGTAAAAGAGATGTAGTAGACTTGAGAACACTCTTGACACTTTGTGCACAAGCTGTTGCTGCGGAAAATCGAAGGACAGCAAATGAGCTTCTGAAGGAGATCAGGCAAGGTTCTTCTCCAATGGGGGATGGGATGCAGAGGTTAGCCCATTATTTTGCTAATGGTCTTGAGGCACGGATGGCGGGTTCTGGTACTCATATTTATAAAGCCCTTATTACACGGCCTGTATCAGCGGCTGATGTCTTGAAAGGTTACCAGTTACTGCTTGCTGCCTGCCCGTTCAGGAAGATCTCTAACTTTTTCTCAAATAAGGCAATTATGAATCTAGCTGAAAATGATTCAACTGTACATATTATAGATATTGGTATTATGTGGGGTTTCCAATGGCCTGCCCTCATACAACGTCTCTCTTCCAGACCGGGTGGACCTCCCAAGCTTCGTATAACTGGGATTGATTTTCCACATCCTGGTTTTCGACCAGCAGTGAGGGTTGAGGAAACGGGGAGACGATTAACTAACTATGCTGAGCGTTTCAATGTTCCTTTTGAGTTCAATGCTATAGCGCAGAAGTGGGAAACAATTAAACTTGAGGATCTGAAGATCAATAAGGGTGAGGTTCTTGTGGTGAACTGTCTGTACCGTTTTAGGAATCTACTTGATGAGACTGTGGATGTAAATAGTCCAAGAGATGTTGTTCTAAATCTTATCAGGAAGTTGAATCCAGATGTTTTCATACTGGGGATTGTAAATGGCGCTTATAATGCCCCATTCTTTATCACACGATTCCGCGAGGCTCTTTTCCATTACTCATCCTTGTTTGATATGCTTGAAGCTAATATTCCCCGGGAAGTACACGAGAGAATGCTGATTGAAAAGAATATACTTGGTCGGGAGGCAATGAATGTCATCGCGTGCGAAACAGCTGAGAGAATTGAACGGCCAGAAACATATAAACAGTGGCAAGTCCGAATTATGAAAGCTGGTTTTCGACAGCTGCCTTTGGATGAGGAGATCATGAGAATGGCAACAGAACGATTCAAGGTATATGACAAGAATTTCGTGATCGATGTAGATAGTGAATGGCTACTGCACGGATGGAAGGGTCGTATCGGATATGCACTTTCCACATGGAAGGCAGCTTGTTAA
- the LOC104102072 gene encoding dihydrolipoyl dehydrogenase 2, chloroplastic-like: MHSSISLSFPPNCSVLKRSHKNNQFEQFSFAPLDLQFCGLRKEAAVNFSFSQLKRCEIQNSVRILRNNVVSASVADNGSAPTSFDYDVVIIGAGVGGHGAALHAVEKGLKTAIIEGDVVGGTCVNRGCVPSKALLAVSGRMRELKNEHHLKALGLQVSAAGYDRQAVADHANNLALKIRNNLTNSMKALGVDILTGVGTIVGPQRVKYGKVGFSDNEVTARDIIIATGSVPFVPRGIEVDGKTVITSDHALKLEFVPEWIAIVGSGYIGLEFSDVYTALGSEVTFIEALDQLMPGFDPEISKLAQRVLVNPRKIDYHTGVFATKITPAKDGRPVVIELTDAKTKELKEILEVDAALIATGRAPFTNGLGLDNINVLTQRGFIPVDERMRVIDADGKLVPHLYCIGDANGKMMLAHAASAQGISVVEQVSGRDHVLNHLSIPAACFTHPEISMVGLTEPQAREKAEKDGFEISIAKTSFKANTKALAENEGEGLAKLIYRPDTGEILGVHIFGMHAADLIHEASNAMALGTRIQDIKFAVHAHPTLSEVLDELFKSAKVNTQDHSSVREPIAI; this comes from the exons ATGCATTCATCTATTTCTCTATCTTTTCCTCCTAATTGCTCAGTACTTAAGAGATCACACAAAAACAATCAGTTCGAGCAATTTTCTTTTGCGCCTTTGGATCTTCAGTTTTGTGGACTGCGGAAAGAGGCTGCAGTAAATTTTTCATTTTCGCAGCTTAAACGATGTGAGATTCAGAATTCAGTGAGAATTCTGAGGAATAATGTTGTATCAGCTTCAGTAGCTGACAATGGCAGTGCTCCAACGTCGTTTGATTATGATGTAGTTATAATTGGTGCTGGTGTTGGTGGCCATGGAGCTGCATTGCATGCTGTGGAGAAG GGTCTTAAAACAGCAATCATTGAAGGCGATGTAGTCGGTGGAACTTGCGTAAACAGAGGCTGTGTTCCTTCTAAAGCACTTCTTGCAGTAAGTGGTCGGATGCGGGAACTTAAGAATGAGCACCACTTGAAGGCTTTGGGTTTGCAG GTTTCAGCGGCTGGCTATGACAGGCAAGCAGTGGCTGATCATGCTAATaatcttgccttgaaaattcGTAATAACTTGACAAACTCAATGAAGGCACTTGGTGTGGACATTTTGACAGGAGTGGGTACTATAGTG GGTCCTCAAAGGGTGAAGTACGGTAAAGTTGGTTTTTCTGACAATGAAGTTACCGCAAGGGATATAATCATCGCTACTGGTTCCGTCCCTTTTGTTCCCAGAGGCATTGAAGTTGATG GGAAGACTGTTATTACGAGCGACCATGCTCTCAAACTGGAATTTGTCCCCGAATGGATAGCTATAGTAGGAAGTGGTTATATTGGACTTGAATTCAGTGATGTGTATACTGCACTTGGTAGTGAG GTTACCTTTATTGAAGCTTTAGATCAACTTATGCCCGGATTTGATCCTGAAATTAGTAAGTTAGCTCAAAGAGTTCTCGTAAATCCAAGGAAAATTGATTATCATACTGGAGTGTTTGCAACAAAG ATCACCCCAGCAAAAGATGGGAGACCAGTTGTTATTGAGCTAACTGATGCCAAGACCAAAGAACTGAAGGAAATTTTGGAG GTTGATGCAGCTCTAATTGCGACTGGTAGAGCTCCCTTCACGAATGGTCTTGGACTGGATAAT ATTAATGTGTTGACACAACGAGGTTTTATTCCAGTCGATGAGCGCATGCGAGTTATTGATGCTGATGGAAAATTA GTCCCTCACCTTTATTGCATTGGTGATGCAAATGGTAAAATGATGCTTGCTCATGCAGCTAGTGCTCAGGGAATATCTG TTGTCGAACAAGTCTCTGGAAGAGATCACGTGCTTAATCATTTGAGCATTCCAGCTGCTTGTTTTACTCATCCTGAAATCAGCATGGTTGGGTTGACTGAG CCACAAGCTCGAGAGAAAGCTGAAAAGGACGGGTTTGAGATAAGCATTGCAAAAACAAGTTTTAAGGCCAACACAAAAGCACTTGCAGAAAATGAAGGGGAAGGACTTGCAAAG TTGATATACAGACCGGACACGGGGGAGATTCTTGGAGTTCATATCTTTGGTATGCATGCTGCAGACCTCATTCATGAAGCATCGAACGCCATGGCATTGGGAACAAGAATTCAG GATATAAAGTTTGCAGTGCATGCACATCCAACATTGTCTGAAGTACTTGATGAACTATTCAAATCAGCTAAG GTAAACACTCAAGACCATAGCTCAGTGCGTGAACCAATTGCTATCTAG
- the LOC104102071 gene encoding large ribosomal subunit protein eL29z-like encodes MAKSKNHTAHNQSYKAHRNGIKKPRKHRHSSTKGMDPKFLRNQRYARKHNNNKNVESASEE; translated from the exons ATGGCCAAGTCGAAGAACCACACAGCTCACAATCAGTCGTACAAGGCTCACAGGAATGGAATCAAGAAACCCAGGAAACACCGTCATAGCTCCACCAAAGgg ATGGATCCCAAGTTCTTGAGGAACCAGAGGTATGCTAggaagcacaacaacaacaagaacgtCGAATCTGCTAGTGAAGAGTAA
- the LOC138891907 gene encoding uncharacterized protein: MVVGSMVMPKYADPKIIYTPKEIQTDMLSDHGVNLTYMQAWRAKKKALEFLRGHPVDSYSRLPSYLYILERTYPGSVVKLQKTEDDYFLYAFVALSTSIKGWEHCRPVVVVDGTFLKSAYRGIMLTSSTMDAAGSILPLAYVVIDSENDASWRWGLQQITSIL; the protein is encoded by the exons ATGGTAGTtggcagcatggtgatgccaaaataTGCGGATCCTAAGATAATATACACACCAAAAGAAATACAAACTGACATGTTGTCGGATCATGGTGTGAACTTAACATACATGCAAGCTTGGAGAGCAAAGAAAAAGGCTTTAGAATTTTTGAGAGGTCATCCTGTTGATTCCTACAGCCGCTTGCCGAGTTATTTGTATATTCTTGAAAGGACTTATCCAGGGTCGGTTGTGAAATTGCAGAAGACTGAAGATGACTATTTTTTGTATGCATTTGTTGCACTTAGTACGTCCATCAAGGGCTGGGAGCATTGTAGGCCAGTTGTAGTAGTTGATGGCACCTTCTTGAAGTCGGCATATAGGGGAATCATGCTAACATCTAGCACAATGGATGCAGCAG GTAGCATATTACCACTAGCATACGTCGTTATTGATTCAGAAAATGACGCATCATGGAG GTGGGGGCTTCAACAAATTACATCCATATTATGA